DNA from Actinoplanes sp. SE50/110:
GTGTAGACGCCCGGCGCCAACAGCGGCGCGCCGGCGCAGGCCGCGGTGCCGGTGACCACGGCCGGTTTCACCGGTGGCGGCACCACGGCCCGGTCGACCAGCTGCTGCACCCGGTCGGTGAGTTCCTGTTCGCTCTTGGCCGCGGCGTACGTGCCGCCGGTCGCCGTGGAGATGCAGACCAGCTGCTTGCGGGTCTTCTCGTCGGGCGTCAGGCCGAGCGTGTCGATCACCAGGTGGGTGCCCTGGGCGGCCAGTTCCCGGGCGACCTCGCACGGGTCGGGCGGCGTGCAGGTGTCCTCGCCGTCGGTGATCAGCACGATCCGGCGGACCGAACCGCTGTCGCCGAGGTCCGCGGCCGCTTTCCGCAGCGCCAGCCCGATCGGGGTGTACCCGGTCGGTTTCAGGGTGGCGATCGCGTTCTTCGCCTGCACCGCGCTGACCGGCCCGACTCCGACGATCTGCTGGGTGTCCTGGCAGGCCACCTTCCTGTTCTTGCCGGCGTAGGTGGCGCCGAGCACCCGGATGCCGAGCCGGGTGTCCGCCGGGAGCGCGTCGACGACCTTGCCGAAGGCGCGTTTGGCCACCGCGATCCGGGTTTCGCCGTCGATGTCGGCGGCCCGCATCGACCCGCTGACGTCGAGGACCAGCTCGACCCGGGGTGGATCGGTCTCGTCGGCGTGTGCCGGGGTGGCGCCGAGCAGGGTGGCGGCGCCGATCAACCCGGCCGCCACCATGGTGGACAGTCGTTTGTGGATCACGCGCCAAGATCATAAAGGTACGGCGGGCCGGCGCCTTTGTGAGGCCCGGCCCGCCGCTTCTCAGGCGCGCCGGGCGTAGGTTGTCGCCTGTCGCCGCGCCAGGTCTTCGAGGATCTCCTCGGTGGCGGAGGTGCCGAAGCGGGTGACGCCGACCGCCGCCATCGCCAGCAGCGTGTCCAGGCCGCGGATCCCGCCGGACGCCTTGACCTGCACCTTGGCCGACACGGCGGACCGCATCAGGGCGAGGTCGTCGATCGTCGCGCCGGTCGGGGCGAAGCCGGTGGAGGTCTTCACGAACGCCGCGCCGGCCCGCTCGGCGGCCCGGCACGCGGCGAGCTTCTCCTCGTCGGTGAGGTAGGCCGTCTCGAGGATCACCTTCACGTGCGCCTCGCCGGCCACCCGGACGATCTCCTTGATCTCGGTCTCCACCGCGGCGACGTCGCCGGACCGCAGCCAGCCGATGTTGATCACCATGTCGATCTCCGAGGCGCCGCGGGCCACCGCCTGCTCGGTCTCGGCGGCCTTCACCTCGGTGCTGGTGTCACCGTGCGGGAAGCCGATCACGGTGCCGACCCGCACGTCGGTGCCGCGCAGCAGCTCGACCGCGAGCGGCACGTCGGAGGGGCGCACGCACACCGACGCGACCTGGTACTTCGCGGCGACGGCACACCCCTGACGCACGTCCTCGAGGGTGAACTGCGGCTGGAGGATGGAGTGATCGATCATGCGGGCGATCTGCGACACCGAGAAATCCATAGGGCCGAACCGTACCTGTCTAGACAACCGCCTGTCTAGACAGGTTGTCGCTATCGGTAGGGTGTGCCTCATGTCCGCCGGACCCGACTTCGCGCCGCGCTACTTCCGCATCGAGCAGGAGCTCCGAGCGCGGATCGCGCAGGCCCGGCCGCACGACCCACTGCCCTCCGAGCCGGAGCTGGCCCGCGAGTTCGGCGTCAGCCGGATGACCGCGCGTGCCGCCGTCACCCAGCTGGTCAACGACGGCCTCGCCTACCGCGCGCCCGGTCGCGGCACCTTCGTCGCGGTCCCCACCGGCCCGCGCCGCGCCGACAACCTGATCCGCCTCAGCGAGGAGATCCGCAAGCGGGGCAAGGAGCCGTCGTCGCGCGTCGTCAGCGCGGAATTGCGCCCGGCGACCGTCATCGAGGCCACCAGATTGCGGCAGCGGGCCGGGGACGTGGTCGCCATCTATCGCGTCCGGCAGGCCGACGGGGATCCGTTCGCCTTCGAGCACGCCTGCTACCCCGGGGTGCTCGGCGCACTGCTGGACTTCGACCTCTCGCAATCGGTGCATGAGGCGCTGGTGGCGCTCGGCCGCATCCCGACCAGGGGAACGTCGACGATCACCGCCCAGCCGGCCAACGAGGAGGACGCGCGCGAACTCGGCGTTCCCGCGGGGACCGCGCTACTGGTGGAGGAGCGCCTGATCCTCGATCAGGAAGGCCGGCCGCTGGAATTGAGCGAGTCCCGCTACACCGGAACGAAATACCGTCTGGACGTCGCCTTCGGCGTAGAACCCCATCAATAAAGTTCACATTCAGATGCCGTGCGCCGCGGCCGATATCTGATCGCTGCTCTTGGGGGCGAGCGGACGCGGCGATGTGGCCGCAGTGCGTCCTGAACAATCGCCGCGCCCTTCTTCCCTCGGCGTCGCGCCCACGGCGTACCGCCAAGCCTTTCCCGGTGGCCGTCGAGCGCCATCCCCGTCCACGCCTGATCGCCCGACCATGCCGATCCGGTCAGGAGCAGGTCCACACCACCGGCTGGATCCGGCCGGCGGCGTCGTCGGCCTGCCCGGCCACCGTCCGGCCGTCGTAGCTGACCGCGTTCGCGATGACCGCCAGCCGGTCGTCGCCGGCCGGTGCCAGGCCACTCAGCGGCAGCGTGGTGCCGTCGGCCACCAGCACCGCGCCACCGCCGCCCGCCGCGATCCCGGTCTGCCAGCCCTGCGCGTTGATCGCGTCGGCCCTCTTGTCGAACGCCGTGACCGGGGTCGCGGCCCCGGTCCGCAGGTTCCACCGGACCACCCGGATCTCGCCCCTCTCCGCGGCCAGCCCGGCCGCCGCGCCACGGGTGTTGACCACCCCGGACACCCAGCCGCCGCTGATGTGGAAGGCGCGCCCCTCGACCGGTTCACCGTCCAGGTCCGGCAGGCTGAGCGGGTGATGCGTGCCGTCCGGCAGCCATACGTAAGGGATGCGGTCGTCGATCGTCCCGACGACCGTGCCGTCCTGGTCGATATCGGTCGCTTGGGCGTGGGTGGTGCCGGGTGGCACGGGCAGGCGGGTGGGCTGTGCGGTGGCCGACCGCCACAGCACCGGCCGGCTGCCGTCATCGCCGACGATCGCTCCCCTGTCGTTGATCGCCAGAGCCTGGCCGCCGGTCACGCCGGGGAGCCGGGTGACCTGGCCGTTGCCGAAGACGTACGGCAAGGAGGTGGTTTTTGACGAAAAGCCCCAGCCCACCGCGACGCCGGACGCGTTGACATCCGCGAGCTGCTTCTCGAAGGTGCCCGGAATCGGCACCGTGCTGGCGGCGCCGTCCTGCCAGATCACCGGCTGCCACTCGTTCTCCTTCGGATAGGAGCGCCCGACCAGGTATCTCCCGGTCCGGTCGGCGCCGGCGACGAGGGCTGCCGGCGCACCGTCCGGGATCGGGAGCTGCCGCACGGTGCACCTCGTGGGTGGCTTCACCCCGACCGGCGCCGCCGACCCGGGAGTGCTGTCGGCGGCGGTCGGCGTGGACGGCCGCCAGGTCAGCACGCCGCCGGTGAGCACCACGGCGGCCAGCGCCGCCACCCCGGCATAGGTGGTGCGCTGCCGGCTGCGTCGCCGGCGCGCCGTACTGATCGCCCGGCCGACGTCCACCGTGGACGTGGCGCGCGGCTCGGTGTCGATCGAACGCAACAGGTCAAAATCGGACGGCATGTCGGCTCCTCAGTTCGTCACGGCGAGCTCCGGCTCGCCGAGCAGGCGACGCAGGGTGATCAACCCCCGGGAGGTGTGGCTCTTCACCGTGCCGGTCGAGCAGCCGAGCGTCGCCGCCACGTCCTCCACCGGCAGGTCGTAGAAGAACCGCAGCACGAGCACCGCCTGCTGACGGCGGGGCAGCCGGGCCAGGGCCGCCCGGACCACCTGACGCTCCTCGAAACCGCCCGGCTCCAGCGGCGGCGGCTCCGGCGCATGCTGGAACAGCCGCACCCGGGCCCAGGCCAGCCTGCGCTCGTCGACATACGTGCGGACCAGCATGGTGCGCACGTACGCGTCCAGGTGCTCGGCCGCGGACGCCCGCCGCCACTTCAGATACAGCGTGGTGATCGTCTGCTGCACCAGGTCGTCAGCCCGGTGTTCGTCACCGACCAGCAGGAACGCCAGCCGCCGCAGCGCCGGGATCCGCGCCGTGACGTACTCGATGTATTCCTGCTCCGCGCCGTCCCGCATGTCACGCACCCTCCGTCGGGTCATCACCCCTTGGACGGGGACGGCCGTCCGTCCGGTTGTCATGATGCGCCCCCGATCCCACCCTTTCCGGCGACCGCGAGCGCCGGATGTGGCACGGTGGACGGGTGGCCGGCACGCGTCTGCGGCGACCCGCGGGTGTCCGGACACGGCTGCCCCGGCGC
Protein-coding regions in this window:
- a CDS encoding VWA domain-containing protein, producing MIHKRLSTMVAAGLIGAATLLGATPAHADETDPPRVELVLDVSGSMRAADIDGETRIAVAKRAFGKVVDALPADTRLGIRVLGATYAGKNRKVACQDTQQIVGVGPVSAVQAKNAIATLKPTGYTPIGLALRKAAADLGDSGSVRRIVLITDGEDTCTPPDPCEVARELAAQGTHLVIDTLGLTPDEKTRKQLVCISTATGGTYAAAKSEQELTDRVQQLVDRAVVPPPVKPAVVTGTAACAGAPLLAPGVYTDREQISQHRFYRVAVPPGQELRASVSIALDRAVNPDYGVLLTASTPGGRELVRGLDAGSGRTDVLSAGLRWAAEQGSEVCLTVSNSFATATTSPLGMPVELTIGLTGASHAPDAPGLGRGFLFLLVLAVAGLIAGILAGWATRYWVATWREN
- the deoC gene encoding deoxyribose-phosphate aldolase translates to MDFSVSQIARMIDHSILQPQFTLEDVRQGCAVAAKYQVASVCVRPSDVPLAVELLRGTDVRVGTVIGFPHGDTSTEVKAAETEQAVARGASEIDMVINIGWLRSGDVAAVETEIKEIVRVAGEAHVKVILETAYLTDEEKLAACRAAERAGAAFVKTSTGFAPTGATIDDLALMRSAVSAKVQVKASGGIRGLDTLLAMAAVGVTRFGTSATEEILEDLARRQATTYARRA
- a CDS encoding GntR family transcriptional regulator; translation: MSAGPDFAPRYFRIEQELRARIAQARPHDPLPSEPELAREFGVSRMTARAAVTQLVNDGLAYRAPGRGTFVAVPTGPRRADNLIRLSEEIRKRGKEPSSRVVSAELRPATVIEATRLRQRAGDVVAIYRVRQADGDPFAFEHACYPGVLGALLDFDLSQSVHEALVALGRIPTRGTSTITAQPANEEDARELGVPAGTALLVEERLILDQEGRPLELSESRYTGTKYRLDVAFGVEPHQ
- a CDS encoding SigE family RNA polymerase sigma factor, whose translation is MRDGAEQEYIEYVTARIPALRRLAFLLVGDEHRADDLVQQTITTLYLKWRRASAAEHLDAYVRTMLVRTYVDERRLAWARVRLFQHAPEPPPLEPGGFEERQVVRAALARLPRRQQAVLVLRFFYDLPVEDVAATLGCSTGTVKSHTSRGLITLRRLLGEPELAVTN